A single genomic interval of Daucus carota subsp. sativus chromosome 1, DH1 v3.0, whole genome shotgun sequence harbors:
- the LOC135152417 gene encoding uncharacterized protein LOC135152417 — protein sequence MGFNPLSTILKDNKLTGPNYIEWKRNLDIVLTAEEYKFCTYEPKPEQPAADAPDEEKEYYKRWTKADEMSRCYILAAMSGVLQHQHQAMATASDMLFNLKELFGDQNRAARQVAMKALMNTQMAEGTPVRDHVLKMMSHLNEIEILGAELDGETQIDIVLMSLPKSFEQFRLNYNMNKRQYSLAELLTELQAAEGLFRQSVQVNVAEKGSSSKPKGNKKKK from the coding sequence atggggtttaatccactgtccaccatacttaaggataacaaacttaccggacctaactatattgaatggaaacgtaatttggacattgtgttgactgctgaggagtacaagttttgcacttatgaacccaagcctgagcagcccgctgctgatgctcctgatgaggagaaagagtattataagcggtggacaaaggctgatgagatgtcgcgatgttacattctggcagcaatgtcgggtgttttgcagcatcagcatcaggctatggccactgcttcggatatgctctttaatctcaaggaactttttggagatcagaatagggctgctaggcaagtagccatgaaggctttaatgaacactcagatggctgaaggtacacctgtaagggatcatgttctcaagatgatgtcacatctgaatgagatagagatccttggtgcagagcttgacggggaaacccagattgacattgtccttatgagcttgcccaagagttttgagcagttccgcttgaattacaacatgaacaagaggcagtatagtcttgcggaactgctgacagaacttcaggcagctgaaggattatttcgccagagtgttcaagtgaatgtggctgagaaaggttcttcctctaagccgaaaggcaataagaagaagaaa